A region of the Mycobacterium sp. NBC_00419 genome:
CGTCGAAGGTCGTATGCGAGTCGTAGACGGTCACATTGGGCAGCGAGCGCCGGTAGTGCTCGCCGCCCATCGCCAGCGGATCGATGCGCCCGAACACCCGCGAGACGATGTCGCTCCAGCGCACCCGTTCGATGTGGGCGTCCACCCCGTAGCGCGCGGCGTCGCGCACCGTCGCCGCCACCTCGGCGGCGTAGACGAACATCTTCGTCGGGATGCAGCCGACGTTCAGGCAGGTGCCACCGAACACGCCCTGCTCGCAGATCGCGACCTTCTTGGTGTCGTAGCGCTCGTCGAGAACCGAGTTGCCCGAACCGGTTCCGATGATCGCGATGTCGAAGTGCTCCACAACGTCCCCTAATCCCGGCCCGGCGCCGATGCGGTCTCGGCACAGTGCTCGAGATAGAAGTCCAGCCAGCCGGCCAGCTCACGGTAGGCCGCTGTGCGCGGCTGCGCCAACGACAGGAACACGTCATGTTTGGCGTCGACGACCGGCACCACCGATGTCCGGTTTCCGATACACCCTGCCCAGCGGGCGATCTGGCTGACGTCGAGTACCGCGTCACCGCGCTGCATCGTGTCGGGCACGATCGTTTCGCGCACACTGTGATCGGAGCGCAGGATCAGATTGGGCACCCCGACGTCCAGGCCGCGGTGCAGCGTGGCGTGTCCGCGCCGGATCGCATGAATCCAGCCGAGCGTCACCGGGAATCCGCCCAGCGGTTTCCACTGCAGGTTGTAGTCGAACTCGCCGTGGTACTCGCGGTGCAGGGTCAGCCCGTAGCCACCACCCTTGCTGGTACCGCGCACCACCGAGGTCTTCCGCACCCGGGACAGGGCACCGATGGCCGTCGACGTCAGCCGGGTGCGCAGGATGGCCGGTCCGTGCAGATCGAGCCACGGGCTGTTGAGTACCAGCCCGCCGATCCCGAGCGTCGCCGTCGCTTTGCGCCTGCGCACCCGATCCAGCCACAGCGACACAATGAGCCCGCCTGCCGAATGCCCGTAGACCAGAATCCGGGTGCCCGGATTCTCGGCGAGGATGATCGCGGCCGCGCGTTCCAGTTCGCGGTCGTAGCGCGCCAGGTCGGTGGTGAAGTGCGGGGTTTGGCCGGACCGCCACGACCGCCCGCACTTGTGCTGATCGAGGGCGTAGAAGCGGAAGCCACGGGAAGTGAAGTGGTGCGCGAGCTCGGTGTTGAAGAAGTAATCGGTGAACCCGTGCACCGCGAGCACGGTGTGGGCGGCCGGTTGCGCCTCACCGCCGCGGCGCACCAGGGTGGCGAACAGGTCGCCCTCGCCATCGGGGTCGGGGCCCAGGGCCAGGGTGGTCTGCTGGAAGCCCAGCAGGTCGTCGTCGGACCATTCGGCGTGCGCTGCCGTCACAGGGCTTACCTTAGCGGCGGTGTGGTGCTGGCGACTCGACCGAATAGTTCCGGGTGGCTCGGGATAACCTGGCAAGTAGTACAGCCGTCACGAGTAAAGGACGAACTGGTGCCTGAAACCACCAAAACTGATGTCGTGCTGATCGGCGCCGGGATCATGAGCGCCACCCTGGGCGCGCTGCTGCGGATGGTCGAGCCGGATTGGTCGATCACTCTGGTGGAGCGCCTGGACGCCGCGGCCGCTGAGAGCAGTGATCCGTGGAACAACGCCGGCACCGGGCACTCGGCGCTCTGTGAGCTCAACTACACCCCCGAGGCCGCCGACGGGACCATCGAGATTGCCAAGGCGGTGAACGTCAACGAACAGTTCCAGGTCACCCGCCAGTTCTGGGCGTACGCCCACGAACACGGCATCCTGCCCGACGTCCGCAGCTTCCTGAACCCCATCCCGCATGTCAGCTTCGTGCAGGGCGCCGCGAACGTCGATTATCTGCGCCGGCGTCGCGACACCCTGGTGCGCAACCCGCTGTTCGCCGGCATGGAATTCATCGAGGGCGCCGACGAGTTCGCCCGCCGGCTGCCGCTGATGGCCGAAGGTCGTGACTTCAGCGACCCGGTCGGGCTGAACTGGAGCCAGGACGGCACCGACGTCGACTTCGGCTCCCTGTCGCGCCAACTGCTCGGGTACGGCGCCGAGCGCGGAATGACCACACTGTTCGGCCACGAGGTGCGCAACCTGCGCCAGGAGTCCGACGGCAGCTGGACGGTCAAGATTGTCAACGGCCGCACCGGTGAGAAGCGCAAGCTGTCGGCCAAGTTCGTCTTCGTCGGCGCCGGCGGCGGCGCGCTGCCGCTGCTGCAGAAGTCGGGCATGAAAGAGGCCAAGGGCTTCGGCGGCTTCCCGGTCAGCGGGGAATGGCTGCGCACCAACAACCCGAACCTCACCGGCGCCCACCACGCCAAGGTGTACGGCCTGCCGCCGCTGGGCGCCCCGCCGATGTCGATGCCGCACTTGGACACGCGGGTGATCAACGGCAAGGACTGGCTGCTGTTCGGCCCGTTCGCCGGATGGTCGCCGAAGTTCCTCAAGGCCGGCAACGTCACCGACCTGCCGTTGTCGGTCAAGCCGAACAACCTCGCCTCGATGATCGGCGTCGGGCTCACCGAGCTGCCGCTGCTGCAGTACCTGATCGGCGAGCTGCTCCAATCTCCTGCGGACCGCGTCGACACCCTGCGGAAGTTCGCCCCGACGGCACAGAGCCAGGACTGGGAGATCGACATCGCCGGCCAGCGGGTGCAGGTCATCCGCCGTGACAAGAAGAAGCTGGGTGTCCTCGAGTTCGGCACCACCGTGCTTGCCGCCGCCGACGGTTCCATCGCCGGCCTGCTGGGCGCCTCACCCGGCGCGTCGACCGCGGTGCCGGCCATGCTCGACGTGATGCAGCGCTGCTTCGCCGACCGCTATCAGTCCTGGCAGC
Encoded here:
- a CDS encoding alpha/beta hydrolase — protein: MTAAHAEWSDDDLLGFQQTTLALGPDPDGEGDLFATLVRRGGEAQPAAHTVLAVHGFTDYFFNTELAHHFTSRGFRFYALDQHKCGRSWRSGQTPHFTTDLARYDRELERAAAIILAENPGTRILVYGHSAGGLIVSLWLDRVRRRKATATLGIGGLVLNSPWLDLHGPAILRTRLTSTAIGALSRVRKTSVVRGTSKGGGYGLTLHREYHGEFDYNLQWKPLGGFPVTLGWIHAIRRGHATLHRGLDVGVPNLILRSDHSVRETIVPDTMQRGDAVLDVSQIARWAGCIGNRTSVVPVVDAKHDVFLSLAQPRTAAYRELAGWLDFYLEHCAETASAPGRD
- the mqo gene encoding malate dehydrogenase (quinone); its protein translation is MSATLGALLRMVEPDWSITLVERLDAAAAESSDPWNNAGTGHSALCELNYTPEAADGTIEIAKAVNVNEQFQVTRQFWAYAHEHGILPDVRSFLNPIPHVSFVQGAANVDYLRRRRDTLVRNPLFAGMEFIEGADEFARRLPLMAEGRDFSDPVGLNWSQDGTDVDFGSLSRQLLGYGAERGMTTLFGHEVRNLRQESDGSWTVKIVNGRTGEKRKLSAKFVFVGAGGGALPLLQKSGMKEAKGFGGFPVSGEWLRTNNPNLTGAHHAKVYGLPPLGAPPMSMPHLDTRVINGKDWLLFGPFAGWSPKFLKAGNVTDLPLSVKPNNLASMIGVGLTELPLLQYLIGELLQSPADRVDTLRKFAPTAQSQDWEIDIAGQRVQVIRRDKKKLGVLEFGTTVLAAADGSIAGLLGASPGASTAVPAMLDVMQRCFADRYQSWQPKLKEMVPSLGVKLSENPELFAEVWAHGNKVLGLGSGADAARAAEAVGADSTPATGDPEPAGVV